The Paenibacillus swuensis genome contains the following window.
AAATCTGCTTAGCCTTTTATAAACCAACATCTTTCCCTCCTCTTCAAAATAGAACAACAACTACCCGCTTCCTAACTCACTCGTGAGCTCTCATCTTCTTCTTAATTCGTCCAGCCAGCAGCTCAAGCAGAATTGCAAAAGCCAAAATGAGATACGTAATGGCGCCAATCTCCCTCACATCGTAGTAGTAGGCGCTTGCCATGAACAGGTCGTAACCGATGCCTCCCGCCCCTGCCGCAGCGCCCATCGCTAAGGCAACGGCGAAGTTGATTTCGAACCGCATGAAGGTCCATGATATTAAATACGTAATTGATGAAGGCAGCACCGCTTGAAACACAATCTGGAGCCAATTTGCTCCGCTCGCCTTCAGCGGTTCAATTCCGTCCTGCCCCAGTTCTTCGAAGGCTTCGGAATAAGCCTTGACGAGATAGCTGATGGAGTGGAACGTCATGCCGATGACGGCGGCTACACTTCCGAGCCCGGCAGCAATCGCGAAGATCAACACCCACAACACCGTAGGTACGGCCCGAATGAATGCGACGACCGCCTTCACCGCGACAGACACCTTGGCATTCGACAAGTTGCTCGCAGCCAACAGCCCAAGGATCAGGGCGAACAGAGCGCCGAGCATCGTAGTTAAGAACGCAAGCCCCGCCGTAATCATCAATTGTCCTAAGGCGTCCGTGAACGTAAGGTGGCTGAATCGAGGCTGGAGGAACATCGTCTTCAGGATATCCGCGGTCTTCACAACGGCAGGAATCACTTCAATATCCTTATAATTGAATGTTGCAAAAGCCAACACCGTTAACCCAGCCCAAGCCAGTAATGTGAGCCGGATGATCATCGCTTGCTTGTTATACGGCGGCTTCAAGGTTTCTAACCCGCGATCTTGAAGTTTCATATTACATGATCACCTTTCGGATGTAGTTAGAAACCGTTTCAAATACCGCAATGGTGAGGACAAGGGCGATGACGATCAATGAGGCAGAATGAAAATCCAGACTTTTGTAATACAAGCTGAATAGAAATCCAATCCCCGTACCTGTGAGAATACCGATTAATGTCGCTTGACGGATATTGGTTTCCATCATAAACAGCACCCAACTGATGAGCTGCGGAATACAGGATGGGATGACCGATTGAGCCATGATGGTGAGATAGCCGGCTCCCGTTGATTTCAATGCTTCAACTGAGCTGTTACTCATTTCATCGATCGTCTCGATAAACGCGCGGGTGAGGAACCCGAAGGACCCGAAGAATAGCGCCAGGTACCCCGTCAACACGTTCTGACCGAATGAAATCAGCAGAATCATGGACCACGCAGCGACATCAATGTTCCGGAAGACGGTTGCAACGGATCGGCTGATCACACTGAAGATCCCGCCACGTCCTGTCGTAATGGAGCCAGCCATCGCGAAGATCAGGGCGAATAAAGCTGCAACGGTTGTGGCTGCGACGGATACGAGAATAGTCTCGATCAAGCTGTCGATAATGTCTGGGAGCCGCTTCATCGCCTTGGCATCGGGGTAGAAATGGTCGAACACCCAGATCGCCGCTTGAGGAATAGATGTAAACCCTGTGACCACATCGAATTCTGTAATGACAATAGCAGCCGCCGTCATGACAAGCAGCAAGAGACAATAGAACAGCGTCCTCATCCGTTTACGTGCAAAATAATGATCAGACATGAACAACCTCCCGCTCCCGCTTCGACTCAAGCTCTTCCTGGAGCTGATTCCACGCCGACCCGTAGATTGCGGACAATTGCGCCGGATCCTGAATCCCTTGAGGCGGACCGTCATACACGATACTGCCCTTATTCACACCGAGAATCCGGTCTGAATACTTCAACGCCACATCCACCTGGTGCAAGTTGACGATAACGGTAATGCCCATCGTCGTACTAATATGGCGCAGATGTTCCATAATAACCCTGGAGGCGTTCGGGTCCAAGGAAGCAATCGGTTCATCGCACAGCAGTATTCTCGGATTCTGTACAAGCGCGCGAGCAATGCCAACCCGCTGTTTCTGTCCGCCGCTCAGTTGATCACAACGCTTAAAGACCTGATCTTCCAGTCCAAGTCTCTTTAACGTATCGAAGGCTTGATGCTTCTCTTCGCTCGTATACAGCCCCAGAACCCCTTGCAGGGTCGACTTGTAACCAAGGCGTCCATGCAGAACATTATCGATCACCGTTAACCGGTCAACCAGGTTATAATGCTGGAATACCATACCCATCTGTGTTCGCAGGTGCTTTAACTCGCGTTTATTGAATTTCAGGATGTTCGTGCCGTTAAATATAATCTCGCCGCTGCTCGCATCAATCATCCGATTGATACAACGAAGCAGTGTTGACTTACCGGCCCCGGAGGGACCGATAATCGACACAAACTCTCCTTCATGAACTTGAAACTCAATATCGGTTAATGCTCTTGGGTCCTTGCCATACTGCTTGGACACCTGTCTGAATTCCAATAACGTTGTCATAATTGCTCCCTTGTAGTGATATCCATATGCCGGTTATTCCGATAGCTCCCGAATGGGATTAAAGAAACTGTCTTCCACAGTCAGGAATTGTTCGTTGCCGCTCTTCTGCTTGAACAGGCCTTTCTCTTCCGAGTCTTTCGCCAGGAAAATCTTCGAATTGTTCTTGACCTCATCCGATGTGAACGAATCCTTCAGCTTCTGAATATCCTCTTGATTTACGGTCCCTGCATTAATGACGAAGGGCTGGTTCAATACCGGTGTAGCCGAAATAACGGTAAACTCCTTGCCTTCCAAAGTGTTGAAAGGTTCAGCGGCTCCCTGTTTCACCTTATACACCGCCCCTGCCGTGTTCTCTTCCCCTGCGCTTAATTCCACATAGTTCGTGACACATGTATCGCAGAATGCCGCTATATCCGCCTTATCATTTAGCAGATTGACAGCAGAACCTTGGTGGGAACCTCCGTACAGCACATCGCTGAAGAATTTATCCTCGCCGCCAATCGTAAGATCATCCACTGTCAGGGACTTGTACTTGTCCATCTGGGAGAAATGCTTGATGATTGCTGCTGAAGGCACTTTAAATCCGGACGTCGAGGAATTTGTGACGAAGGAGAACTTTTGGCCAACAATGGAATCGATGGAATAGCCGTCCCCGCTCTTGTAACTCTCTTCCTCGCCCTTGCGCACGCTTAACCAGCTGTAATAGGCCGCATCGTCAACGGTCCCTGATTCCCCGCTTGCTATAACCAGAGGCTGCACATCCTTATTCTTGGCTCTCGCTTCGACATACCCTTGCGCTCCCATGTAAGCGATATCCGCGCTCCCGTTCGCAATCGCTTCAATCGCGATGGTGTAATCCGTCGTTGTCTTGTGTTCCACTTTCTTGCCTGTTGCCGCGGCAATCACTTTCCCGATCTCTTCACGGGCACCTTCCATCTCCGCACCGGATTCATTCGGGTACCAGGCCACGGTTATCGTATCTTTCGTCTGCACTTCTGCGGATGCCTTCTCCGTATTATTGGCTTGTTTGCCGCAACCCGCTGTTACTACCATGAGTGATAATGCGATAAGTCCAACCATTTTGTTCATATTCAAAAAAGCCCCCTAAGTTTTATTGTCATTACATCAACGAAACTAACATTTGTTCGAGCTGTTCAGCTGTAATTTCAACAGGATTATTGTCCATTCTTCCCTTGGTGTACGAGAGCGACACCACCTTGCGAATTCCTTCATCCGTAACCCCGTAGGAGCCTAACTGACCTGGTAACCCGTATGTTTCATATATTCTTTTGACCCAAAGACCGACCTCATCCACATCCGCAGCGCCATACGCGCTTAGCAGCTTGTCCGGTTCTATTAACGCGTCATAGTTATGTCTCATCACCGAAGCCAACGTCATGCTGGCGGCAATGCCGTGATCGATACCGTACAGCATCGTGAGCGGATACGAAATGGAATGACAAGCGGTCGTTCTCGTATTGCTGAAAGCTAACCCCGCCAGCACACTAGCTAAGGACAATTGCTCTCGTAACGCGAGCTGATCCGGCTGCTCCAGTAGTAAGGGGAGCGTGATCCGAATTCTCTCGATGGCTTGCAACGCGTATACACGGGTAATCGGGTTCGTATGGATGGACCAGTACGCCTCGGTCGCATGGCACATGGCATCCAGCGCTGTAGCAATACTTAATCGCAGCGGCATCGTAACGGTCAGTTCCGGCAGAATCAACGCATCGCTTGCGTACAATCTTGCATCAGAGACCGAATATTTGCTGTTGCATTCCTCATCCCACACCGTTGCCCAGCAGGTGACCTCAGAGCCCGTACCCGATGTCGTGGGGATACCGATCCACGGTGTATATGGATACTCTTCCCGATATCGTTCACTTGCGATGGCCTCCCTGACCTCAGCAACCGAATGAACCTTCATCCGTTGCAGCGCCGACAGAACTTTGGCTACATCCATTACGCTGCCGCCGCCTATGGCCACGATGAGTTGGTAGTCGAACGATGCGACCTGTCCCTTCAAGTTGTAGATATCGGCAACATTGGGATTGTAGAGAGTAACTTCCAGCTGTAAAATTTCTTTGTGACCCAGCATGTCCAGCACGGGCTGCAAGATGCCGTTCTTTTCCACTTCACCGCCTCGCGTAAGTATCAATACACGACTTACATGGGCATAACTTTTCTGCAGCTTCTCTGCAAAACTTGCCGCGGAGGCTGCCCCGAAGGAGATGGCTACCGGATTATGGTATTGGTTCATGAAGTTGTACGCTCCAGTTTCGTTCGTTCAATCTCATCAATAACCGAGGGAAGCAAATGGATGGAGCCAATCACATAGTCTGCTCCCGCTTCCTCGAATGTTCTTCTGGCTTGATTCAGGCGTACCGCAAGTTCATCCTCAGGCAGGCTATACACCTCCTCCTCGGTTAGACCCAGCTCGCTGCTTCCACGAATTACCGCCACCGTCCATACGCCCGCATTCTTTCCTTCAAGAACATCGGACACTGTATCTCCCACCTTAATGACCGCACTCGGCGGGAAGATACCCAGTTCGTTCAAGTTCTGAAATATCATGTAGGGGTACGGACGGCCCGCTTTGACTTGATCCGAGGCAATCCAGTAATCGGGTGAATAGCCTTTCCGCTTAGCTTCAGGGACAATGGTCTCCATCATGCCGGACGTATAACCGGTTGTAGAACCTATTGCGATTCCTGCTTCTCGCAGTTGATTCACCGTCTCCAAAGCGCCGGGGATCGGGTCCGTGTACGTTTGAAGGGATTCCATGAGGATGGTCTCGAATCGGACATAGAGACGATCCACATCTTCCTTTACCGCTTCCTTGCCATACCTGTCTGCCCAGGCAACCTTGATTCTTTCCATCTGAAGAATCGCTTCAATGTGATCCCATTTCAGCATGCCCATGGGAATTCTCGCTTCCCGAGTTGTGATTCGTACACCCGCCTCCTCGAATACTTGAATAAATGCATGCATAGGTGCAAAACAACCGTAATCAATAACGGTTCCTGCCCAATCCAAAATTACCGCCTTAATACGCTCTTGTTGCGTCATCAGGATTCCTACTTTCTTGTTGGCTTTAATAGTTCCGATTATAGAACGGAAATAGTGGTTGATCAATGCTTTTTGCGTTATTTTACTTATTCTTAATAATAATATACTGTTATATGCTTTTATTTACATCCAGAAAACATAAAAAAAACGCAAGCTACATTCGGCTTGCGTTAATAATGGAGATATTCTGTTGTTCGTAGAGGACTTGCAGCTCCTCATCCATGTAGGAGTCCGTTATAACCGCATCGATCTGATTCAATCCGCAAATGTTCAGGTACGATACCGTTTCGAATTTACTTGAATCCGCAACGACGATCTTCTGTTTAGCGCTCTTCAGCATCGCGTTGATGACTCCCGCTTCCCCCTGGCGGAAATCCGTTAGCCCCTTCTCGAGCGATATGGCATTAATACTGATAAAAGTAAGGTCACTGTTGAAGCTCATGATTTCTTCCTCAATCGAGCGTCCATACAGAGAGAATTCCTCATGATTGAGGTAGCCTCCCGGAATAATGACGGTGAAGCCTGGTTTACTGGTCAGAATATCGGCGATACGCAGAGAATTCGTAATCACGGTAAGCTTATCGAAGCGAGCCGCAAGGTGCTTGGCAACCTCGATATTCGTCGTACCGGCATTGAGGGATACCGCTTGATACTCTTGCACGAGCTCCACAGCATACTTCGCCAGTTCCTGCTTCTTCTCGTTCTGCGTGAGCTTGCGTTTGAAGAATGCCTGATTCGTCGAAATCTCCTCACTCTTGGTAATAGCCCCACCGTGAACACGCTGCAGCTTGTCCTCACGTTCCAGCCGTTCCAGATCCCTGCGGACCGTGTCCAGCGATACTTGGAGTAATGATTTTAATTCCACAACCGTAACTTGCCTCTTCGATTCCAATTCAAGCAGTATTAATCGATGCCTCTCCTGTGCAAGCATTACCGTTCTCCTCCGTGTTTTTGCGTGAATGTGCATGCTTTATTTGCTTATCGTATCAAAAAAGCATGATTCAGTAAACAACAGATGGTTTGTTGGATGGGGACCTACTTTTTGGACAAGAGCTCCTCAAGGCGTTCCATCGTCTGTTCCCCACCCGGGACGGCGTAGATCTTCACCTTCTCAAACACTTCGGCACTCTCATCAAAAACACAGCTATACGTAAGCTTCGTCTTCCCCTCCACATCCTCCAAACGGGCCGTCGCCACAAAATGAGGAAATACCGCATGCTCAATAACAATCCGCTCCGGTTTCACAAACTCAACAAAGATGTTGGTGTTTGGATAATCCACACCGTCCGGACCATGCATGATAAATTGCCAAATCCCCCCTGGGCTCAGGTCAAACTTCTCCGTAGTCGTCGTGAATCCTTGCGGTCCCCACCACTGCGATAGTTGCTCTTCTTTCGTCCAGGCATCATACACAACCTCACGCGATGCATCCAGTACACGGGTAATCACGATCTCGCGATCTCCTACTTGCGTTGAGTTCATGTTGTTTCCTCCATCCATAGATTATTGTTTACGATAGATTAATTGCACAACACCTGAAGAGTAAGGTTTGGTCTCCACCAGCTGTAACTCCACCCTCATTTTGATATCCGAAAATAACGGTTTACCTTCTCCAAGAATCACAGGGTGAACGGACAATCTGAATTCATCGATAAGCCCTAAGTCCATGAAGGTAGTGATCAAACTTGCTCCGCCATACAGCCAGATGTCTTTCCCAGGCTCACTCTTGAGTTTAGCTACTTCTTCGGCAATATGATCGTTAATGTATGTGGCATTGGGGTTGGTTTTATGCTGTGTTTTGGAGAAGACATACTTGTCTTTGTTATGCACCTGTTTCCAAAATTCCGCATCCGCATCATTCGTCTCCGGTGTATATTGGCCCCATAGGTCGTAGCTTTTTCTTCCGTACAAAATCGTATCAATGGAACCCAGAAATTCGTCGAATCCCATCTCCGGGTCCAAGATGCACCAATCGATCTCCCCGTTCTTGCCTTCAATAAAGCCATCTAATGTCACTGCTAGATCCAGGATAATTCTTCTTTGTTCCTGATTGTTTGGCATGGTAGTTCCTCCTTGTCCGATTCGTGTTACATGTAGTTTAACATAAACAGAATCGTTTCTCTCGAGCTTAGAATGTCGTATTGTTGCGCAACCAGTGTGAATCGCTTTCGTGATTCTGGAACGTGGTTTATACTAGGCCGAATACAACAATTCGCTATTTAGGGGAGCATGAATCGATGAATAAATATGAACATTTCAAAGCGTTACATCAAGGTGAAGAGGCATTGTTCTTAGGAGGGGCTTGGGATTTGGATTCGGCCATCGCGCTGGAACAGGCGGGTTTCGCGGCCATTGGGACGACGAGTTGGGGCATGGCCGCAACCTTAGGTTTGGCGGACGGAGAGCAGATGAGCTTAGAACATAACCTAGCTACGGTAATGTTAATTGTGAAGCACGTGAACATCCCGGTTTCGGCTGATATGGAGGCGGGTTATGCCGAAGATCCGAAGACCATTATAACCAACGTTCTTCGAATGGCGGAAACCGGCGTTGCGGGAATTAATCTGGAAGATTCGCTGAAAGGTCAGGGTGGTATGCGTGATGTGGCGAAGCATAGTCAATTGCTTACGGACATTCGAACAGCACTGGACGCGAACGGTTTTGGGGGATTGTTTTTGAATGCACGTACTGATACGTATTTCATGAGCGAGCAGCCGTTGCATGATACAATCTCCAGAGGTAAAGCTTATGCCGACAGCGGGGCAGACGGGTTGTTCGTTCCAGGCATTCAGGAGATGGAGGAGATCCGTGCAGTGGCTTCCGCAATCGGGATTCCGCTAAACGTCCTGTCTTTACCGCATGTTACCGATGTTCGCAAGCTACAAGAATGCGGGGTACGACGTTTCAGCTTTGGCAACGCGCTCTATG
Protein-coding sequences here:
- a CDS encoding PhnE/PtxC family ABC transporter permease; this translates as MKLQDRGLETLKPPYNKQAMIIRLTLLAWAGLTVLAFATFNYKDIEVIPAVVKTADILKTMFLQPRFSHLTFTDALGQLMITAGLAFLTTMLGALFALILGLLAASNLSNAKVSVAVKAVVAFIRAVPTVLWVLIFAIAAGLGSVAAVIGMTFHSISYLVKAYSEAFEELGQDGIEPLKASGANWLQIVFQAVLPSSITYLISWTFMRFEINFAVALAMGAAAGAGGIGYDLFMASAYYYDVREIGAITYLILAFAILLELLAGRIKKKMRAHE
- a CDS encoding PhnE/PtxC family ABC transporter permease, whose product is MSDHYFARKRMRTLFYCLLLLVMTAAAIVITEFDVVTGFTSIPQAAIWVFDHFYPDAKAMKRLPDIIDSLIETILVSVAATTVAALFALIFAMAGSITTGRGGIFSVISRSVATVFRNIDVAAWSMILLISFGQNVLTGYLALFFGSFGFLTRAFIETIDEMSNSSVEALKSTGAGYLTIMAQSVIPSCIPQLISWVLFMMETNIRQATLIGILTGTGIGFLFSLYYKSLDFHSASLIVIALVLTIAVFETVSNYIRKVIM
- the phnC gene encoding phosphonate ABC transporter ATP-binding protein, encoding MTTLLEFRQVSKQYGKDPRALTDIEFQVHEGEFVSIIGPSGAGKSTLLRCINRMIDASSGEIIFNGTNILKFNKRELKHLRTQMGMVFQHYNLVDRLTVIDNVLHGRLGYKSTLQGVLGLYTSEEKHQAFDTLKRLGLEDQVFKRCDQLSGGQKQRVGIARALVQNPRILLCDEPIASLDPNASRVIMEHLRHISTTMGITVIVNLHQVDVALKYSDRILGVNKGSIVYDGPPQGIQDPAQLSAIYGSAWNQLQEELESKREREVVHV
- a CDS encoding phosphate/phosphite/phosphonate ABC transporter substrate-binding protein encodes the protein MNKMVGLIALSLMVVTAGCGKQANNTEKASAEVQTKDTITVAWYPNESGAEMEGAREEIGKVIAAATGKKVEHKTTTDYTIAIEAIANGSADIAYMGAQGYVEARAKNKDVQPLVIASGESGTVDDAAYYSWLSVRKGEEESYKSGDGYSIDSIVGQKFSFVTNSSTSGFKVPSAAIIKHFSQMDKYKSLTVDDLTIGGEDKFFSDVLYGGSHQGSAVNLLNDKADIAAFCDTCVTNYVELSAGEENTAGAVYKVKQGAAEPFNTLEGKEFTVISATPVLNQPFVINAGTVNQEDIQKLKDSFTSDEVKNNSKIFLAKDSEEKGLFKQKSGNEQFLTVEDSFFNPIRELSE
- a CDS encoding phosphonoacetaldehyde reductase, with protein sequence MNQYHNPVAISFGAASAASFAEKLQKSYAHVSRVLILTRGGEVEKNGILQPVLDMLGHKEILQLEVTLYNPNVADIYNLKGQVASFDYQLIVAIGGGSVMDVAKVLSALQRMKVHSVAEVREAIASERYREEYPYTPWIGIPTTSGTGSEVTCWATVWDEECNSKYSVSDARLYASDALILPELTVTMPLRLSIATALDAMCHATEAYWSIHTNPITRVYALQAIERIRITLPLLLEQPDQLALREQLSLASVLAGLAFSNTRTTACHSISYPLTMLYGIDHGIAASMTLASVMRHNYDALIEPDKLLSAYGAADVDEVGLWVKRIYETYGLPGQLGSYGVTDEGIRKVVSLSYTKGRMDNNPVEITAEQLEQMLVSLM
- the phnX gene encoding phosphonoacetaldehyde hydrolase, whose protein sequence is MTQQERIKAVILDWAGTVIDYGCFAPMHAFIQVFEEAGVRITTREARIPMGMLKWDHIEAILQMERIKVAWADRYGKEAVKEDVDRLYVRFETILMESLQTYTDPIPGALETVNQLREAGIAIGSTTGYTSGMMETIVPEAKRKGYSPDYWIASDQVKAGRPYPYMIFQNLNELGIFPPSAVIKVGDTVSDVLEGKNAGVWTVAVIRGSSELGLTEEEVYSLPEDELAVRLNQARRTFEEAGADYVIGSIHLLPSVIDEIERTKLERTTS
- a CDS encoding DeoR/GlpR family DNA-binding transcription regulator, encoding MLAQERHRLILLELESKRQVTVVELKSLLQVSLDTVRRDLERLEREDKLQRVHGGAITKSEEISTNQAFFKRKLTQNEKKQELAKYAVELVQEYQAVSLNAGTTNIEVAKHLAARFDKLTVITNSLRIADILTSKPGFTVIIPGGYLNHEEFSLYGRSIEEEIMSFNSDLTFISINAISLEKGLTDFRQGEAGVINAMLKSAKQKIVVADSSKFETVSYLNICGLNQIDAVITDSYMDEELQVLYEQQNISIINASRM
- a CDS encoding SRPBCC family protein gives rise to the protein MNSTQVGDREIVITRVLDASREVVYDAWTKEEQLSQWWGPQGFTTTTEKFDLSPGGIWQFIMHGPDGVDYPNTNIFVEFVKPERIVIEHAVFPHFVATARLEDVEGKTKLTYSCVFDESAEVFEKVKIYAVPGGEQTMERLEELLSKK
- a CDS encoding dihydrofolate reductase family protein, giving the protein MPNNQEQRRIILDLAVTLDGFIEGKNGEIDWCILDPEMGFDEFLGSIDTILYGRKSYDLWGQYTPETNDADAEFWKQVHNKDKYVFSKTQHKTNPNATYINDHIAEEVAKLKSEPGKDIWLYGGASLITTFMDLGLIDEFRLSVHPVILGEGKPLFSDIKMRVELQLVETKPYSSGVVQLIYRKQ
- a CDS encoding isocitrate lyase/PEP mutase family protein; translated protein: MNKYEHFKALHQGEEALFLGGAWDLDSAIALEQAGFAAIGTTSWGMAATLGLADGEQMSLEHNLATVMLIVKHVNIPVSADMEAGYAEDPKTIITNVLRMAETGVAGINLEDSLKGQGGMRDVAKHSQLLTDIRTALDANGFGGLFLNARTDTYFMSEQPLHDTISRGKAYADSGADGLFVPGIQEMEEIRAVASAIGIPLNVLSLPHVTDVRKLQECGVRRFSFGNALYDDRRAALMARAKELAGMRNTAMLYSK